The following proteins come from a genomic window of Oscillospiraceae bacterium:
- a CDS encoding ribokinase gives MRILVVGSINHDIVFSVARAPLDGETVWAGDVRYCPGGKGGNQAAVCARLDVHTGMVGCVGDDEHGEAMLKSLRKMGVDTQFIQKTPQKSTGSAYITVDFAGQNRIVVYAGANDCVTREMVAEALQQPWDVVIVQWELPLDVVMDTVTMAAALGIAVVMDPAPALPLAQVCIPKGVTVFTPNEHEAQILTGHSIHEHPELVMAALNDIAPILLIKMGDKGAILRHDGVTTHHAAELVDVVDTTGAGDVFTAAFTVKYWQGKCLDEAVKFANALAATHISQVCV, from the coding sequence ATGCGAATACTTGTTGTAGGTAGTATTAATCATGATATCGTATTCTCAGTGGCGCGGGCACCGTTAGATGGAGAGACTGTTTGGGCAGGAGATGTACGTTATTGCCCAGGCGGAAAAGGAGGCAATCAGGCCGCGGTGTGTGCGAGACTAGACGTGCATACGGGCATGGTTGGATGTGTGGGTGACGATGAGCATGGGGAGGCCATGCTGAAATCGTTGCGAAAGATGGGGGTTGACACTCAGTTTATCCAAAAAACACCTCAAAAATCGACGGGTTCGGCGTATATTACCGTCGATTTTGCAGGACAGAATCGCATTGTTGTCTATGCTGGAGCAAATGATTGTGTTACACGTGAGATGGTTGCTGAAGCGTTGCAGCAGCCGTGGGATGTTGTCATAGTGCAGTGGGAGCTGCCGCTTGACGTTGTGATGGATACGGTGACGATGGCGGCAGCGTTGGGGATTGCCGTTGTGATGGACCCTGCGCCCGCGCTGCCATTGGCGCAGGTGTGCATCCCCAAAGGTGTAACTGTTTTTACACCGAATGAACATGAGGCACAGATACTGACTGGTCACTCCATACACGAACATCCGGAGTTGGTGATGGCGGCGTTGAATGATATCGCACCGATTTTATTGATCAAGATGGGCGATAAAGGCGCCATACTGCGCCATGACGGCGTGACAACGCACCATGCTGCCGAGCTGGTAGATGTTGTTGACACAACGGGCGCGGGCGATGTGTTTACAGCTGCATTTACAGTCAAATATTGGCAGGGAAAGTGTTTGGATGAGGCGGTTAAGTTTGCCAATGCGCTGGCGGCAACACATATCAGTCAGGTGTGTGTGTGA
- a CDS encoding GldG family protein, producing the protein MKNKQKYNTVTLIYTTFFLAAVILLNVIAGLLSARFGFEYDMTPDRRYALHNETLTLLRHVDVPIQITVFEAEQDMQGDLISLTIYEQLRRYTQNSNGNITVRYIDPDLNPAIVAPYREAFPHTGRSSIGVRNLATDAFRVIEWPSLIEVSDSAIARWQAGGSQPHPDIPGDFDITSEATFNTAIQFVLNERNATAAIIVGHDSQFPDAESSAARIADILTVLHRQNIAVIEVDLRIEDIPQGTELVIFPAPGTDPSYAELEKLDTFFDSPEQFQSAIFFTMSDNNETPRLDAFLREWGVDMNTQHQFITTPQNQLAPEVFIPSIASSHDIFGGMTNENTDWVFLEYVRPMELLWQSHGNRQTIPLIFTPDNATARDRAEPNIAALSTSGRFTIGALVEQMNILNRPADMGGNLQSMTTLAVLPHAIGVINDPQGRIHGAANERMITHIVNYLVPQDITVSAIRRQLSDPPMVVNNAAGLWVLYMLISAGLFVAGFVVFITRRHK; encoded by the coding sequence ATGAAAAACAAACAAAAGTATAACACTGTCACGCTCATCTATACGACATTTTTCTTGGCTGCCGTAATTTTGCTCAACGTCATCGCCGGATTGTTATCGGCACGCTTCGGCTTTGAGTACGACATGACGCCAGACCGCCGCTACGCCCTGCACAACGAAACACTGACGCTCTTGCGCCACGTCGATGTCCCCATTCAAATTACTGTTTTCGAAGCCGAGCAAGATATGCAAGGCGACCTGATTTCGCTGACAATTTACGAGCAGTTGCGCCGCTATACGCAAAACAGCAACGGCAACATCACTGTGCGCTACATTGACCCTGATCTCAACCCCGCCATCGTGGCTCCTTACCGCGAAGCTTTCCCGCACACCGGACGCAGCAGCATCGGCGTGCGAAATCTGGCGACAGACGCTTTCCGCGTCATCGAATGGCCCTCACTCATTGAAGTAAGCGACAGCGCCATCGCACGCTGGCAAGCCGGCGGTTCGCAACCTCATCCCGATATCCCGGGTGATTTTGACATTACCAGCGAAGCGACATTCAACACCGCCATCCAATTTGTTCTCAACGAGCGCAATGCCACTGCGGCCATCATCGTCGGGCACGACAGCCAGTTCCCTGACGCCGAAAGTTCCGCCGCGCGTATTGCTGATATTTTAACGGTACTACACCGTCAAAACATCGCCGTCATTGAAGTCGACTTGCGCATTGAAGATATCCCGCAAGGCACCGAACTCGTCATCTTCCCCGCGCCCGGCACCGACCCGTCATACGCTGAACTGGAAAAGCTTGATACATTCTTTGACTCGCCCGAGCAGTTCCAAAGTGCCATCTTTTTCACCATGTCGGACAATAATGAAACGCCGCGCTTAGATGCCTTCTTGCGCGAATGGGGCGTCGACATGAATACGCAGCACCAATTCATCACTACTCCGCAAAATCAGCTTGCGCCGGAAGTGTTTATCCCGTCAATTGCCTCATCGCACGACATATTCGGCGGCATGACCAATGAAAACACTGACTGGGTATTTCTCGAGTACGTTCGCCCGATGGAATTGCTGTGGCAATCACACGGCAACCGTCAAACCATCCCGCTAATATTTACGCCGGACAATGCCACCGCACGCGACCGCGCCGAGCCAAACATCGCCGCACTCTCGACAAGCGGCCGGTTCACCATCGGCGCGCTTGTCGAGCAGATGAATATCCTCAACCGTCCCGCCGATATGGGCGGCAACTTGCAAAGCATGACGACACTTGCTGTTCTGCCGCACGCCATCGGCGTCATCAACGACCCGCAAGGCCGAATCCACGGCGCGGCCAACGAGCGCATGATAACACACATCGTCAACTACCTCGTGCCGCAAGACATCACGGTCAGTGCCATACGCCGTCAGCTCAGCGACCCACCCATGGTAGTCAACAACGCCGCGGGTCTGTGGGTACTGTATATGCTGATTTCCGCAGGACTGTTCGTGGCAGGGTTTGTTGTGTTTATCACACGGCGGCATAAATAG
- a CDS encoding Sec62 family protein translocation protein, giving the protein MKILTCPNCTAPFEVDGVENNIYTCKYCNTSVKIPAVPEVEGEVGPDDHDDNTIEITINDEVVLNGKAFEMAADKKAVKSTVGGCLGCLGSLVVLAAIFFALLWFVVPGWLLPTINVTVGETAEHRNVAFTLTHVEMGNDGRIAVHFTIENNRSGSFRVYGGDWNAYIDGVSAGRSSIQNMILGGAMLHDSVDIYVPDGWRQIRLHYTAENFRRFRFIITPADVSGAPDDEFGNIAPPEQPDGEFAVETDGGLLDTLVGTWDWDLLGTITRGYWVFNADGTASMGSVPGFAWLVDNGVLSVFPEGSPAAATTWNMLLSGDTLRLEHTTMPGVWFEYIRAN; this is encoded by the coding sequence ATGAAAATTTTAACTTGTCCCAATTGCACAGCGCCATTTGAGGTTGACGGTGTGGAGAACAATATTTATACCTGCAAATATTGCAATACGTCGGTGAAGATTCCGGCTGTGCCGGAGGTTGAAGGCGAAGTTGGTCCTGATGACCACGATGATAATACCATTGAGATAACAATTAACGATGAGGTTGTGCTTAATGGAAAAGCCTTTGAAATGGCAGCAGACAAAAAGGCAGTTAAAAGCACAGTTGGCGGTTGCCTGGGCTGTCTCGGCTCGCTTGTTGTGCTTGCTGCGATTTTCTTTGCTCTTCTTTGGTTTGTTGTACCTGGCTGGCTTTTGCCGACTATCAACGTGACAGTTGGTGAAACGGCTGAACACCGTAACGTCGCGTTTACGCTGACGCACGTTGAGATGGGAAATGATGGGCGGATTGCTGTGCATTTCACCATTGAAAACAATCGCAGTGGCTCATTTCGCGTTTACGGGGGCGATTGGAACGCTTATATCGATGGCGTATCTGCGGGTAGGTCAAGTATTCAAAATATGATTTTGGGCGGTGCGATGCTCCATGATTCGGTTGACATTTACGTGCCTGACGGTTGGAGACAAATTCGATTGCATTATACGGCTGAGAATTTTCGCCGTTTTAGGTTTATCATTACGCCGGCCGATGTTAGTGGCGCGCCTGACGATGAATTTGGCAATATTGCGCCGCCTGAGCAGCCGGATGGTGAGTTTGCAGTAGAAACAGACGGTGGGCTGCTTGACACTTTGGTCGGTACATGGGATTGGGATTTGTTGGGAACGATAACCAGAGGGTACTGGGTTTTTAATGCTGACGGCACGGCGTCTATGGGTAGTGTTCCCGGCTTTGCGTGGTTGGTCGACAATGGTGTGTTGTCAGTCTTTCCGGAAGGTTCGCCAGCTGCTGCAACCACTTGGAACATGCTGCTTAGCGGCGATACGCTCAGGCTGGAACATACAACTATGCCCGGAGTTTGGTTTGAGTACATTCGTGCCAACTGA
- the mnmE gene encoding tRNA uridine-5-carboxymethylaminomethyl(34) synthesis GTPase MnmE, with product MIEQLDTIAAIATPPGTAGIGVIRVSGANAIPAAQAIFKPLHDALANTPARQLIRGNIYDNHGKLLDQALAVIMPAGQSYTGEDVVELHCHGSPILLQLVLDLLFAQSVRLAEAGEFTRRAFLNNCLDLTQAEAVHDLITAPNEAAVRNAAGQLDGLLARQLDALWAALTGVCAHFYACLDYPDDGVIDLDIPTLTSAIRDIHTKLSALAATHSRGRKMRDGIKTAIVGRPNVGKSSLLNALLGYERAIVSPTAGTTRDTVSETITLNGSLFRVIDTAGLRDGCGEVEQLGIERTQRTLQEADLLLIVLDGSQPLTVEDKTVLALAHERTIIVVNKIDRTECKIQNAEYAKKSVRLSALTGEGIDGLADAMSDLFNDESIPSDGTILTNARQSDAIRRAATAVDTACHALENATPDAVIFELETALEALGQLTGKLVQVSIVDEVFGNFCVGK from the coding sequence ATGATAGAACAACTCGACACCATCGCCGCTATCGCCACACCGCCCGGCACCGCCGGCATCGGCGTTATCCGTGTCAGCGGCGCAAACGCCATTCCGGCCGCTCAAGCAATTTTTAAGCCATTGCACGACGCATTGGCAAATACTCCCGCGCGGCAGCTCATCCGCGGCAATATTTATGACAATCACGGCAAACTGCTTGACCAAGCCTTAGCTGTCATCATGCCTGCCGGTCAAAGTTATACCGGCGAGGATGTTGTTGAACTGCACTGCCACGGGTCGCCAATTCTTTTGCAGTTGGTGCTGGATTTGCTCTTCGCCCAAAGCGTACGGCTTGCCGAAGCCGGCGAGTTCACGCGCCGCGCTTTCCTTAACAACTGCCTCGACCTGACACAAGCCGAAGCCGTCCACGATTTGATTACCGCGCCCAACGAAGCCGCAGTACGCAACGCTGCGGGACAACTTGACGGGCTGCTTGCCCGCCAGCTCGACGCCCTCTGGGCGGCACTGACCGGCGTCTGCGCGCACTTTTATGCCTGTTTAGACTATCCCGACGACGGTGTCATTGATCTCGATATACCAACACTGACATCTGCCATACGTGACATTCATACCAAACTATCGGCACTCGCGGCAACACATTCTCGCGGCCGGAAAATGCGTGACGGCATCAAAACAGCCATTGTCGGACGGCCAAACGTCGGCAAATCGTCGCTGCTCAACGCTCTGTTGGGCTACGAGCGTGCTATCGTTTCGCCAACCGCCGGCACAACACGCGACACGGTCAGTGAAACAATTACACTGAATGGCAGCCTTTTTCGCGTCATTGACACCGCAGGTCTGCGCGACGGCTGTGGCGAAGTCGAACAGCTGGGCATCGAGCGGACGCAGCGCACCCTACAAGAGGCCGACCTGCTTCTCATCGTACTCGACGGCTCACAGCCGCTGACGGTGGAGGATAAAACCGTGCTGGCGCTGGCGCATGAACGCACCATTATCGTGGTAAATAAAATAGATCGTACAGAATGCAAAATACAGAATGCAGAATATGCAAAAAAAAGTGTGCGACTCTCTGCTTTGACAGGTGAGGGCATTGATGGTTTGGCCGATGCCATGTCTGATCTATTCAACGACGAATCAATCCCGTCCGACGGCACGATTTTAACCAACGCTCGCCAGTCCGACGCTATACGCCGTGCAGCAACTGCCGTTGATACAGCATGCCACGCATTAGAAAATGCAACCCCTGATGCCGTGATTTTCGAGTTGGAAACAGCCCTCGAAGCCCTGGGACAGTTGACAGGCAAACTGGTGCAAGTGAGTATTGTTGATGAAGTGTTCGGGAATTTTTGCGTGGGAAAATAA
- a CDS encoding DUF4340 domain-containing protein, with protein sequence MKKIIIAAIAVLILGGATMFLMLSDNNAIPPDEPNGPTTAGRPIDINFDDVTAIDFTPRMGMAYTITITRDADGEETAALTPGRDGFDYQQVLLMRSATAAVALEHISLLRRNVSPDELTYFGFDEPLMQWTIHANGDQYSFEMGADAGGGDSVYVRAADGTNVYLLPFMSGILFARAEHELRLLRFLPDYASRVDALLSLNYFDIQGSRTPFSLRRMTDDEAEVAPLMAMYQFITPTTMFIESHYLNELLFDPFLGIGFSAVVEDDPEDLAIYGLDDPYVVHVRDIHGWEATLLVGNEHEHGGRYVKLEGFPTVFHDRAGDYSFLDINYTILINRLFWLHEITDIARVEWQFSGDLYIVEYDVTDDDFHATFNGGDISSNNARRLYQNTLLLHIHSRIDDDAMRGEHYGSITLFFRDGNTEELSFYVHTERILNARLNGLDLGLTVSRSGRHGLDDLLNRFDIVQAGDELPN encoded by the coding sequence ATGAAAAAAATTATCATCGCCGCCATCGCCGTGTTAATCCTCGGCGGTGCGACCATGTTTTTAATGCTCAGCGACAACAACGCAATACCACCCGATGAGCCCAACGGTCCAACAACTGCCGGACGCCCCATCGATATTAACTTCGATGATGTCACTGCCATCGACTTCACGCCGCGCATGGGCATGGCATATACCATTACCATCACGCGTGACGCCGACGGCGAAGAGACGGCTGCGCTGACGCCCGGGCGTGACGGGTTTGATTACCAACAAGTCTTGCTCATGCGCTCGGCAACCGCCGCCGTGGCATTGGAGCATATCTCACTGTTGCGGCGTAATGTATCGCCCGATGAACTCACGTATTTCGGTTTTGACGAGCCCCTGATGCAGTGGACCATCCACGCCAATGGCGATCAATACAGCTTTGAAATGGGTGCCGACGCCGGCGGCGGCGACAGCGTCTATGTCCGCGCGGCAGACGGCACTAACGTGTATTTGCTGCCCTTTATGTCAGGCATCCTATTTGCCCGCGCTGAACATGAACTGCGACTTTTGCGTTTCCTGCCCGACTATGCATCCCGCGTTGATGCACTGCTGTCTCTGAATTACTTTGACATCCAAGGCAGCCGAACGCCCTTTTCACTGCGACGCATGACCGACGACGAAGCCGAAGTCGCGCCGCTAATGGCTATGTATCAATTCATTACCCCCACCACTATGTTCATCGAGAGCCATTATCTCAACGAATTGCTTTTCGACCCCTTCTTAGGCATTGGATTCAGCGCCGTCGTTGAGGACGACCCCGAAGACTTAGCTATCTACGGACTCGACGACCCGTACGTCGTCCATGTGCGCGACATCCATGGTTGGGAAGCCACCCTGCTTGTCGGAAACGAACATGAACACGGCGGACGGTATGTCAAATTAGAGGGCTTTCCGACTGTTTTCCACGATCGTGCCGGCGATTACAGCTTTCTCGACATCAACTACACCATTCTCATCAACCGCCTGTTCTGGCTGCATGAAATCACCGACATCGCCCGCGTTGAGTGGCAATTCAGCGGCGATTTATATATCGTCGAATATGACGTAACCGATGATGATTTCCATGCCACATTCAATGGTGGCGACATCAGCAGCAACAATGCGCGGCGGTTATACCAAAATACATTGCTTTTGCACATTCACAGCCGCATAGATGACGATGCGATGCGCGGCGAACATTACGGCAGCATTACTTTGTTCTTCCGTGACGGCAACACCGAGGAATTGTCATTTTACGTCCATACCGAACGTATCCTCAACGCGCGGCTAAATGGGTTGGACCTCGGACTGACGGTGTCCCGCAGCGGCCGCCACGGCCTTGATGACTTGCTCAACCGCTTTGACATTGTGCAGGCCGGCGATGAACTGCCAAATTGA
- a CDS encoding FumA C-terminus/TtdB family hydratase beta subunit, which translates to MQYIAVENLPCADLRAGDMIALSGTIYTARDAAHVRLIAMSAQNETLPFELKGSVVYYAGPTPTPPGKIIGSCGPTTAERMDAFTPQLLREGLVATIGKGSRSQAVVDAMKETGSFYLCAVGGAGALMAQCVTACEVIAFEDLGCEAIRRLTVKDMPLIVGVDKFGKSVFNE; encoded by the coding sequence ATGCAATACATCGCTGTTGAAAATTTACCTTGTGCCGATTTGCGGGCGGGGGATATGATAGCCTTATCGGGCACGATTTACACCGCACGTGACGCTGCTCATGTGCGGTTGATTGCTATGTCGGCACAAAATGAAACGCTGCCCTTTGAATTGAAAGGCAGCGTAGTTTACTATGCCGGGCCAACGCCAACGCCGCCGGGTAAAATTATCGGTTCGTGCGGACCGACGACGGCCGAGCGTATGGACGCTTTTACACCGCAATTGTTGCGTGAAGGTTTGGTCGCGACAATTGGCAAAGGTTCGCGCAGCCAGGCAGTTGTGGATGCCATGAAAGAAACAGGTTCATTTTATCTCTGTGCTGTCGGTGGCGCCGGGGCGCTGATGGCGCAATGCGTGACGGCATGCGAGGTCATCGCTTTTGAAGATTTGGGATGTGAGGCAATCAGGCGGCTGACGGTGAAAGATATGCCACTGATTGTAGGCGTTGATAAATTCGGGAAGAGTGTGTTTAATGAGTAA
- a CDS encoding dihydroorotate dehydrogenase, which yields MNRLAVDFAGVELHNPVVLNSGCVGFGREYSELFDLNNIGGICVKGMTLKPRAGNPAPRCAETPSGMLNAVGLQNPGVDAFIQDELPWLRQFRTKVIANISGNHEDEYAELAWKLANAGVDMIEVNISCPNVKDGGIVFGTSPDAAKAVALAVKNHALDAPVVIKLSPNVADIGLMARAVVDGGADAISLINTVTGMVIDTQTKRPVLRNNVGGLSGAAVLPVAVRCVWQAANAVDKPILGMGGVCDLDGALQMLLAGADAVGIGTALFAEPLAAVNLVNDLQAYCEAHDTTIAALTGSVHTW from the coding sequence ATGAATCGCTTAGCTGTTGATTTCGCGGGGGTTGAACTGCACAATCCCGTGGTGCTGAATTCGGGCTGTGTCGGGTTTGGGCGCGAATATAGCGAGTTGTTTGATCTAAATAATATTGGCGGCATTTGCGTCAAAGGAATGACATTAAAGCCGCGAGCCGGCAATCCCGCGCCGCGCTGCGCCGAGACGCCGAGTGGGATGCTGAACGCCGTGGGGTTGCAGAATCCGGGTGTTGACGCGTTTATTCAAGACGAGTTGCCATGGCTGCGGCAGTTTCGGACAAAAGTGATCGCCAATATTTCGGGCAACCATGAGGATGAATATGCTGAGTTGGCATGGAAACTGGCCAATGCGGGCGTGGATATGATTGAAGTCAATATTTCTTGTCCCAACGTCAAGGATGGCGGCATTGTTTTCGGTACGAGCCCTGATGCGGCAAAAGCTGTGGCATTGGCGGTTAAAAATCACGCGTTGGACGCACCCGTGGTGATAAAATTGTCGCCGAATGTTGCTGACATTGGGCTGATGGCTCGCGCTGTTGTTGACGGCGGAGCTGACGCCATTTCGCTGATTAACACCGTGACCGGCATGGTGATTGATACGCAGACGAAGCGACCTGTGTTGCGCAATAATGTGGGCGGACTGTCTGGCGCGGCGGTGCTGCCGGTTGCCGTGCGGTGCGTGTGGCAAGCGGCAAATGCCGTTGATAAGCCGATTTTAGGTATGGGTGGTGTGTGCGACTTGGATGGCGCGTTGCAGATGCTGCTGGCCGGGGCGGATGCTGTCGGCATCGGTACGGCGTTGTTTGCCGAGCCGTTGGCGGCGGTCAATTTGGTCAATGACTTGCAAGCGTATTGTGAGGCACACGACACAACAATTGCGGCATTGACGGGGAGCGTGCATACATGGTAA
- a CDS encoding ribulose-phosphate 3-epimerase, producing MPIILPSMLCADPMNMARDIAELEVAGVEMLHVDVMDGHFVPNIAIGFHVVEAMAKATALPLDVHLMLDNPGTYLPRLKGLAAAVSFHYEAVNFPIKLLNEIKAMGAKAGIAIGPATDAAVLESVLPHVDFVLCMTVEPGFAGQSFIESALRNLDVLCELRAKHGHEFILQVDGSVGAHNAKLCAEHGAEWLVVGANCFPKDRSIKEALQTLHSVL from the coding sequence ATGCCAATTATTTTACCGTCTATGCTGTGCGCCGACCCGATGAATATGGCGCGGGATATTGCCGAATTGGAGGTGGCAGGCGTTGAAATGCTGCACGTTGACGTGATGGACGGGCATTTTGTACCCAATATTGCCATTGGATTTCATGTCGTTGAGGCGATGGCGAAAGCGACGGCGTTGCCGTTGGATGTGCATTTGATGCTGGATAATCCGGGCACGTATTTACCGCGGCTGAAAGGGTTAGCGGCGGCGGTTTCGTTTCACTATGAAGCTGTCAACTTCCCTATCAAACTGCTCAACGAGATTAAAGCAATGGGAGCAAAGGCAGGCATTGCTATCGGGCCGGCGACCGACGCAGCTGTATTGGAAAGCGTTTTGCCGCACGTTGATTTTGTGCTGTGCATGACGGTTGAGCCAGGGTTTGCAGGGCAGTCGTTTATTGAATCGGCGCTACGCAATTTGGATGTTTTGTGTGAGTTGCGCGCTAAGCATGGGCATGAGTTTATTTTGCAAGTTGACGGTAGTGTGGGTGCGCATAATGCGAAACTATGTGCGGAGCATGGCGCGGAATGGCTTGTTGTGGGCGCGAACTGCTTTCCCAAAGACAGATCGATAAAAGAGGCTTTGCAAACGCTGCATTCTGTGTTATAA
- a CDS encoding dihydroorotate dehydrogenase electron transfer subunit, translating to MATVLRVKHTSAACYLWLHTPEVQESKAGQFVMVKCDGFWLERPLGIASHEGEEMLLVFAVKGKGTKWLSARGMGDEIVVRGAFGNGFPQVHGRALLVGGGLGLPPLLYTAQEMDCDIACGFRNKESVILLSEFTDACRHVALATDDGSIGLHGNAINAAEQLMQKNDYATVFACGPHPLLRAVKVWAEEKKLPCWLSLEEHMACGIGACLVCACASSGTYKRVCKDGPVFAADEVDV from the coding sequence ATGGCAACAGTTTTACGGGTGAAACACACGTCGGCGGCTTGTTACTTATGGCTGCACACGCCGGAGGTGCAGGAGAGCAAAGCGGGGCAGTTTGTGATGGTCAAATGCGATGGTTTTTGGCTGGAGCGGCCGCTGGGCATTGCATCGCATGAGGGTGAGGAGATGCTGCTGGTCTTTGCCGTCAAGGGCAAGGGTACGAAGTGGTTGAGTGCGCGCGGCATGGGCGATGAAATTGTTGTGCGCGGTGCGTTTGGCAATGGGTTTCCACAGGTCCACGGGCGCGCGCTTTTGGTTGGGGGCGGGTTGGGCTTGCCGCCATTGCTGTATACGGCGCAGGAGATGGATTGCGACATTGCCTGCGGGTTTCGCAACAAAGAGAGCGTGATTTTGTTGTCGGAGTTTACCGATGCTTGCCGCCATGTTGCGTTGGCGACCGATGACGGCAGCATCGGATTGCATGGCAATGCCATAAATGCGGCAGAGCAATTGATGCAGAAAAATGACTATGCAACAGTGTTTGCCTGCGGGCCGCATCCGTTGTTGCGGGCAGTGAAAGTGTGGGCGGAAGAGAAGAAGTTGCCGTGTTGGCTGTCGCTGGAAGAGCATATGGCGTGCGGCATTGGTGCGTGTTTGGTTTGCGCGTGTGCATCGAGTGGTACGTATAAACGTGTATGTAAAGATGGACCGGTATTTGCGGCGGATGAGGTGGATGTATGA
- a CDS encoding bifunctional histidine phosphatase family protein/GNAT family N-acetyltransferase: MVSTMYLIRHCEAEGNIYRRVHGSYDGRPMPNGYLQCKALAERFSGVELSAVYASDLQRARFTAEHLSEPRELAVNADARFREINLGIWEDRTWGEVARDYPREWALFTAPSVDFAITGGETFVDVGERMMAGLRDICRKHTGAIALVSHGIAIKCAIGLIQGAYDGISHCDNTGVSKIDVSANGDMTVDFYGDNSHLGELSTIEKQAWWRKGIYGKSDMLLCFDPVVLPEENDIVEMLRREAWMAVYSSTTGYYPDQAQAETARCAMQHPRAVTLVRDQGGEVLGLVVLDTAFLADEGRGHIALVALSEAHRGKGIGPQLIGHAISLYRSLGRKVLHLRVAENNVRAIAMYKKVGFVPVGTEEAELKRLVKMEMGI, translated from the coding sequence ATGGTAAGTACGATGTATTTGATTCGCCATTGTGAGGCCGAAGGCAACATTTATCGTCGCGTGCATGGCAGTTACGATGGGCGGCCGATGCCCAATGGGTATTTGCAGTGCAAGGCTTTGGCCGAGCGATTTTCCGGCGTTGAATTGTCGGCTGTCTATGCCAGTGACTTGCAGCGGGCGCGGTTTACGGCGGAGCATTTGTCGGAGCCGCGTGAGTTGGCCGTCAATGCTGACGCGCGGTTTCGCGAGATTAATCTTGGCATATGGGAAGACCGTACATGGGGTGAAGTGGCACGGGATTATCCACGGGAGTGGGCGTTATTTACCGCCCCGAGCGTTGATTTTGCCATTACAGGCGGTGAGACATTTGTTGATGTTGGTGAACGCATGATGGCGGGCTTACGCGACATTTGCCGTAAACATACCGGTGCGATTGCCCTTGTCAGTCACGGCATTGCGATTAAGTGCGCAATCGGGTTGATTCAGGGTGCGTACGACGGGATAAGCCATTGCGACAACACGGGTGTCAGTAAAATCGACGTGTCAGCCAACGGTGATATGACGGTTGATTTTTACGGCGACAACAGTCATTTGGGAGAACTGTCGACCATTGAGAAGCAGGCGTGGTGGCGCAAGGGCATTTATGGGAAAAGTGATATGCTGCTGTGCTTCGACCCGGTGGTGCTGCCGGAGGAGAATGATATTGTCGAGATGCTTCGGCGTGAAGCGTGGATGGCAGTGTATAGTTCGACAACAGGGTATTATCCCGATCAAGCACAGGCCGAGACGGCGCGGTGTGCAATGCAGCATCCGCGAGCGGTGACGTTGGTACGCGACCAAGGCGGTGAAGTGCTCGGTCTTGTTGTGCTGGACACAGCATTTTTGGCTGATGAGGGCCGGGGACATATCGCACTTGTGGCGCTGAGTGAGGCGCATCGCGGAAAAGGCATCGGACCGCAGCTGATCGGGCACGCTATCAGTTTGTACCGCTCGCTGGGGCGCAAAGTTCTTCATTTGCGTGTTGCTGAGAACAATGTACGTGCCATTGCCATGTACAAAAAGGTCGGGTTCGTGCCGGTGGGTACGGAAGAGGCCGAACTGAAGAGATTGGTAAAGATGGAGATGGGGATTTAG
- the trxA gene encoding thioredoxin, giving the protein MAKCVDLTAETFEQFTAQPLVLVDFWMPGCAPCRMVEPILNELAAEYDGKIAIGGLDTSAHMEVAMKYGVMSVPTLVIFKSGQEAERSVGAKSKAVLAAWIDKYL; this is encoded by the coding sequence ATGGCAAAATGTGTAGACTTGACTGCTGAAACTTTTGAGCAATTTACGGCGCAACCGTTGGTATTGGTTGATTTTTGGATGCCGGGCTGCGCGCCCTGCCGTATGGTAGAACCAATTTTGAACGAGCTGGCCGCTGAGTATGACGGCAAGATTGCCATTGGCGGGTTGGACACATCGGCGCATATGGAAGTAGCCATGAAGTATGGTGTGATGAGTGTGCCGACATTGGTGATTTTCAAAAGCGGGCAGGAAGCTGAGCGCTCGGTCGGCGCTAAATCAAAAGCGGTGCTGGCGGCTTGGATTGATAAATATCTGTAA